The sequence below is a genomic window from Elusimicrobiota bacterium.
ATCCCGGTGCGTCTTCTCGTCCTGCGCCAAGAGCCCGACGAAGTCGGCGTGGTCGAGCTCGGCGTGCTTGGGGTCGCCGATGCGCTCGGCAAAGCCCCTGGCCATGCCGATGAGCCTCAGCGCGTTGAGCGTTTCGACGGTCTGTTCATGAAGCATCTCTCCTCCTGTCAGTGGTAGTACTCCCCGCCACGGATGTTCTGATGGTAGGCAGGATAAACGGGATTCCATGCAACAGAATGGGCCTTATCGTAAGCGATCATCCAATCCAGGCCCCCTCGGTGGCCTGGATTCGGTTATAATACAAAAACGCCGCCGGAGTGAGCGTCAGGATCGGGTGGGATTCGTCAGGCTGGCAGCGTCGAGGCAGAGCCGTGGCTACGCGGAGTGGAAATCATCCGCCGGAGGAACATCGACTGCTTCGCATAAATCGGTCCGCGGATCGAGTTGGCACTCCTCCCCCGGCGGCCCGCACATCGCCTCGACGAGTTTGGTCCGAGCGGGCACCGTCTTCGGAAAATCCGTCGGAAGGCCAAGATGCTCCAACAGCCGGACCAACTCCCGGTCGTTCATGATGATTGCTACCGGGACCAAGGTCGCGGCGCAACGCGGGCAGACCAGCGGGTCGACCTCAAATACGCGGTTCATGCAAGACGCCCAAGACCGCGCGCTTCGGCTCACAGCTTCCTTGACCCCTTCCACCTTTTTGCGCAAGCGCGCCTTGGCCGTGCCTCGGCTCGCCTCAGCCACCAGCAAGGCCCGCAGCGCCGAGTTCGGCCCCAAAGCTCCGTAGTAGCGCAGCAGGTTCTTGCGCGGCGGCGGGATCAGCAGGCCCCAGCGCCTGAGAAACTCCATCGGCTCGAAGCGCAAAGCCAGGGCCTGCCCGCTCTTGGGCTCGGCCCGGTAGACGACCAGGTTCTTCTTGCGCAGGTACGACAGCCGCATGATCGAAAGTCCCGGCTTGGCGCAGTAGTACAGCAACCGCTCCAGCCCCTCCCGGTCCCCGGCCGGCACGAACACCTTGGCGTGCAGGGAGAAGCCCGAATTCCGCCAGGCCAGCATCTCCTGGGCCAGGTCCGCTGGAATCGCGCCCAACTTGCGCAAGCGCCTGAGGATCTTGCGGCGCAAAGACTCGGTCACAAGCTCGATGTCCCGCTGCGACGGCGCGGCCGCCGCGTGGAACTTGAGCCTCGGGCCCAACGGCCCAAGCTCAGAGCTGAAGCGCCCCTGGGAAACCACCGCGTGTATGTGGGGATGAAGATTCAAGGACCGGCCGGCCCGCTGAACGAAGTGCAGCTGGGCCGCGGCCGAGCCCGCGGACCTCTTGCGCAGGGAAAGCTCTATCTCGCGGGCCAGGATGCGGCTTATCTCCCCCGGCAGGGCCCCGTTCTGGTTGACGTACCAGCGCAACCGTTTTGGGATGGTCAGGACATATTGCCGGTAGCCCACCTGCGGCAGCAGCCGATCCGAGGCGTCGGCCATTATTATCGCCGCGCGCTTCGCCCCACAATGCGGGCAAAAACCCCGGAGCTTGCATGAGAATGCGACAAAAAGATCCTGACCGCAGTTCGGGCACCGCAAGCGCATCACCCCATAGCGAACGAGGCCGCACTCGATATACTTTTGCAAGTGCTGGAGCACTCCCAGAGGCGGTCGGGACCGCTGGTCCTGCTTTCTTCCCTGACTCATGATATACGAGCGAGGGCCTGATTTGTTCCCTGCATCGCTGGCCCAGTTGCGCTGGGACCAAGGGACCGGTGGGGCCGACCAGATCACGCGGCCCGCCAACCATGACGGCAGTCATCTCCCGGACGCCGGGATTGTGGTATGCTAGAATTCTTATAGGCATGAGAGACTTCACCCGGAAGGATTTCCTCAACCTGTTCCTGGGCGGCGGAGCGCTGGGATTGGTGGCATCCACCGTCTATCCGGTCCTGCGCTACCTCCTGCCGCCGGAACAGGTGGAGGCCGAGCCCGACGCCTTGAAGGTCGGCGCGGTCAAGGACTTCGCCGTGGGCACGAGCAAGATCGTGAAGTTCGGCCCGAAACCGATCATCGTCATCCGCGACGTCAAGGGCAACTTCCACGCCCTGACCGCGACCTGCACCCATCTCGACTGCATCGTGCAGTACAGCAAGGACGCCGACTTGGTCTGGTGCGCCTGCCATGGCGGGAAATACGACCTGAGCGGCAAGAACATCTCCGGCCCCCCGCCCCGGCCCCTCACCCAATTAGACGTGCGGGTCGCGGGCGGAGATGTGACCGTGGTGAAGACGGCATGAACGAGCTTGGGACCGCGCTGCTGGACTGGTTAGACGAGCGGCTGGACATCCGCCGCGGCATAGAGTGGGCCACACACAAGCAGGTGCCCATCCACCGCTGGAGCGTGTTCTACTATGCCGGCGGGGTGTGCCTCTTCCTCTTCCTCCTTCAGTTGGCCTCAGGCATCCTTCTGCTCATGTACTATCGCGTGGGCGCGGATTCCTCCTATGAGAGCGTCCGCTACATCTCCTCCAAGGTCGCCTTCGGCTGGCTGATCCGCTCCATCCACAGCTGGGGCGCCAACATCATGATCTTCTGCGTCTTCGTCCACATGTTCAGCGTGTTCCTCATGAAGGCCTTCCGCAAGCCCCGGGAGCTGACCTGGGTGACCGGCTGCGTCCTGCTGGGGCTCTGCATGGCCTTCGGCTTCAGCGGCTACCTGCTGCCCTGGAACGAGCTCGCCTACTTCGCGACCAACGTGGGGACCGACATCATCGGTCAAGTCCCCGTGGCGGGCCACTGGCTGCTCAAGCTCGTGCGCGGGGGCAACGACGTCACGGGCGCGACCCTGTCCCGGTTCTTCGGCCTGCACGTGGCCATACTGCCCGCCCTGCTCTCCCTGACCATCGGGGCCCACCTGACCTTCGTGCAGGTCCAGGGCATGGCCCATGCCGATGAGAGCCCCAAGACCATGCCTTTCTTCCCGAACTTCTTCCTGCGCGACGTCATGCTCTGGCTGGTGGTGCTCAACGCGGTGGCGGTCCTGGCGGTGTTCTTCCCCTGGGAGCTGGGCAAGAAGGCGGAGGCCCTGGCCTCCGCGCCGGCCGGGATCAAGCCCGAATGGTATTTCCTCTCCCAGTACCAGTTCCTCAAGCTCCTGCCCGGCAAGGTCCTCTTCATCCCCGGCGAGCTGCTGGGCATCATCGCGCTCAACGCGGCGGGCCTGTTCTGGCTGCTCACGCCTTTCTGGGACGCGGTCGTGCCGCAGGAGAAGAAGGAGGCCGCGGTGCGCCTGGTCGGCTGGGGCGGTCTGGCCGCGCTCCTCGCCATGACCATCTGGGGGCGGTTCTCATGAAACGGCTTCTGATGGCCCTGCTCATCGCCTGGCCGGCGGCCGCCTTCGCGCAGAGCCAATGCGTGAAGTGCCACGCGGCTTCGGATGACGCCAAGCAGAAGGCCATCGTCAAGTCCTTCGCCAGCGACATCCATCGCGAGAAAGGCCTCTCCTGCCATTCCTGCCACGGCGGCGACCCGGCGAAGTCCGACATGGGGGAGGCCATGAACCCGGAGGCGGGCTTCACGGGCGTGCCGTCCCGGGCGGACATCCCGAAGTTCTGCGGCAAGTGCCACTCCCAGCCGTCCTTCATGAAGAAGTACAACCCGTCCTTGCCAGTTGACCAGGAGCTCAAGTACTCCACCAGCGTGCACGGCCAGAAGCGCAAAGCGGGCGACGACAAGGTCGCGGTCTGCTCGGACTGTCACACCGCGCACGCCATCCGGCCTGCCAAGGACCCCGTCTCCTCGGTCTACGCCAAGAACATCCCGCAGACCTGCGGCCGCTGCCATGCGGACGCCAAGCTCATGGCGCCCTACAAGATCCCCACGGACCAGCTGGCCAAGTACACCCGCAGCGTGCATGGAAAGGCCTTGCTGGAGAAGGGCGACTCCGCGGCCCCGGTCTGCAACACCTGCCACGGCAACCACGGGGCCGTGCCTCCGGGCGTGGCCGACATCAGCCAAGTCTGCGGCATGTGCCACGTGAACAACGCCGAGTTCTTCAAGTCCAGCCCCATGGCCGAGCCTTGGGCGAAGCGCAAGTTCCACCTCTGCGCCACCTGCCACACCGCGCACGACATCCAGCATCCGACCACGCAGCTGCTCTCCTCGGAGAACGGAGTCTGCCTCAAGTGCCACCGGCCCGAGTCCAAGCAGCTGCAGGTCGCGACGGGGATTAAATCCGAGCTCGAGCTCGTCGAGAGCAGCTACGCCGGCGCCGAGAAAGCCATCCTCGCGGCCGAGGAGAAGGGCATGGACATGGCGGAGGCCCGGGACCTCTGGGGCGCGGCGCGCATGTCCATGTACCAGGCCAGGACCACGGTGCACACCTTCCGGGCCCAAGACGTGGCGAAGATCGCCGACCAGGGCATCGCCAGCGCGCGCAAGGCCGCGCAGGCAGCCCTCGACGCGGTGACGGATTTCCGCAACCGCCGCGTCGGCCTCGGAGTCGCCACCCTGTTCATCTCCCTGCTGGTGCTGGCCCTCTACCTGAAGATGCGGGACATCGAATCAGGCTCCTAGAGCTTCGGCGCCTCGCCGCTCACTCCCGGCGGTATTGCGTGTAGCTGTAGCGGGCGTCCGGATCGAAGGCAGAATCGTCCACGGGCCGGTCCGGACTGAAAGTGATGACGCTCAGGTCCTCGCTGAGATGGACCCACGCCGGCTGGGAACACTCGCGCGCCTTGTCGCACGCGGTCCACGCGATGTCCTT
It includes:
- a CDS encoding transposase → MSQGRKQDQRSRPPLGVLQHLQKYIECGLVRYGVMRLRCPNCGQDLFVAFSCKLRGFCPHCGAKRAAIIMADASDRLLPQVGYRQYVLTIPKRLRWYVNQNGALPGEISRILAREIELSLRKRSAGSAAAQLHFVQRAGRSLNLHPHIHAVVSQGRFSSELGPLGPRLKFHAAAAPSQRDIELVTESLRRKILRRLRKLGAIPADLAQEMLAWRNSGFSLHAKVFVPAGDREGLERLLYYCAKPGLSIMRLSYLRKKNLVVYRAEPKSGQALALRFEPMEFLRRWGLLIPPPRKNLLRYYGALGPNSALRALLVAEASRGTAKARLRKKVEGVKEAVSRSARSWASCMNRVFEVDPLVCPRCAATLVPVAIIMNDRELVRLLEHLGLPTDFPKTVPARTKLVEAMCGPPGEECQLDPRTDLCEAVDVPPADDFHSA
- a CDS encoding Rieske (2Fe-2S) protein, whose product is MRDFTRKDFLNLFLGGGALGLVASTVYPVLRYLLPPEQVEAEPDALKVGAVKDFAVGTSKIVKFGPKPIIVIRDVKGNFHALTATCTHLDCIVQYSKDADLVWCACHGGKYDLSGKNISGPPPRPLTQLDVRVAGGDVTVVKTA
- a CDS encoding cytochrome bc complex cytochrome b subunit; its protein translation is MNELGTALLDWLDERLDIRRGIEWATHKQVPIHRWSVFYYAGGVCLFLFLLQLASGILLLMYYRVGADSSYESVRYISSKVAFGWLIRSIHSWGANIMIFCVFVHMFSVFLMKAFRKPRELTWVTGCVLLGLCMAFGFSGYLLPWNELAYFATNVGTDIIGQVPVAGHWLLKLVRGGNDVTGATLSRFFGLHVAILPALLSLTIGAHLTFVQVQGMAHADESPKTMPFFPNFFLRDVMLWLVVLNAVAVLAVFFPWELGKKAEALASAPAGIKPEWYFLSQYQFLKLLPGKVLFIPGELLGIIALNAAGLFWLLTPFWDAVVPQEKKEAAVRLVGWGGLAALLAMTIWGRFS
- a CDS encoding cytochrome c3 family protein — its product is MKRLLMALLIAWPAAAFAQSQCVKCHAASDDAKQKAIVKSFASDIHREKGLSCHSCHGGDPAKSDMGEAMNPEAGFTGVPSRADIPKFCGKCHSQPSFMKKYNPSLPVDQELKYSTSVHGQKRKAGDDKVAVCSDCHTAHAIRPAKDPVSSVYAKNIPQTCGRCHADAKLMAPYKIPTDQLAKYTRSVHGKALLEKGDSAAPVCNTCHGNHGAVPPGVADISQVCGMCHVNNAEFFKSSPMAEPWAKRKFHLCATCHTAHDIQHPTTQLLSSENGVCLKCHRPESKQLQVATGIKSELELVESSYAGAEKAILAAEEKGMDMAEARDLWGAARMSMYQARTTVHTFRAQDVAKIADQGIASARKAAQAALDAVTDFRNRRVGLGVATLFISLLVLALYLKMRDIESGS